The DNA window GCTTCCGCGTGATGCCGCCAAAAAAGAGTTTTTTCAGACCTGACACGCCGTGCCGACCGACTACGATGGTCTGATAACGACCCTTTCGAGCCTCTTCAAGAATAGTTCCGACGACATTGTCTTCCTCGCCGAACTTCAGGCGGATCCGAGAAGCAGGAAAACCGGTCCCCTCGAGCGTCTGATGAGCCTTCGACAAAATATTGGATTCCAGCTTCTGCTCCTTCCGATACCAGGTCTTCCGATCTTTCCTGAGTTGCTTGCCTAACTGTTCCTCACGAACAGGATCTTCGGATCCTCCATGCTCCCGTAAAACCGGTGGCAGTGGGTTAAGAACATGAAAGAGCGTCACGTTCACACCGGAAGTAGAACGGAGTAGCCGTCCCACATATTTCACCGCCCTGATTGAATCCTTGGAGCCGTCAACCGCAACGAGAATCCGAATGGAAAGGTTGCTCCGATCGGTTGAGGACCGCCGCCCGACCTTGCTCCGGTCGGCTCGCTTCGGCAATGCAGGCTGAGGGGTGGAACGAGAGATGGGCAACTCCTGCTTCATGGTCAACGTCTTGCGAACAGGAAATTGACCATCTTCGGTCGTCATCGCGACCTTACCAAGAGGATGTGGTTTGCAGGCTCAACACAGACAGCACTCTTCACAAGATTAATAGAGGGTGGATGAAGTTGAGCGGTACTCTTGTACATACCTTGTAGAGAGATCTTAGAAGCTATCGCGCCATTGCGCTATCGTTGTTCATAGGTTCGATCATGTCATAAATTCTTGGATTTGGTCTGTCCTGCCGATCAAGGCGGATCTGCTAGGGGTTATCCTAGCTGACCGGATTGGAAGTTTTGAGCTAATCCAATACGAGGTGGATACGATAGTGGGGGAATTCGGTTGCAGCGTTATTCAAGAATCCCAAAACGATGGTAGGGTTGAAGGAACTCGTCGCCGGACCGGATCACTACATGGACTTGGCTTCTGAGAGGTCGAGTAGATTGGACCCTTTTCCATATCTGACTGTGACAACGAGATCGAACAATCCACGAGATCGGAGAATCCAATTGAGTAAGAACCGGACCATCGGTGTCGACATCTGTCTCCCGGAACGCGAACCCACCATGAATGGTCGCGACAAGATCGGGAAGGATGGAACACCTTGACTCTGTGATCCATTGATTCGGCAGGTTCTTTGCGCAGATTGCCTCTCGGCCACGTGCCCCAGAAGACGGATGGTGGACTCATGTTTAAGATTCTGATTGCCGATGATTTCCCCGTCCTCCGGGAAGGCGTCAAAGAGGTCTTGAGCAACGTCATGTCTGTCACAATCGGAGAAGCCGCCGACATCCCGGGAATGCTTCAGCTCATCAGGACTCAACCTTGGGATGTCGTCGTCCTGGATGTCAATATGCCGGGTGGGAGCTCAGTCAACGCGCTTCGTGACGTCAAACGCGAGTATCCCAGGCTTCCGGTTCTTGTGTTGAGCATGTATCCGGAGGAACAGTACGCGCTACGGATGTTTAAGGCCGGCGCCAATGGATACCTCACCAAAACGGCCATTCCCACCGAATTGGTGCAAGCCGTCAAGAAAGTCCTCGGCGGCGGCAACTACGTCACCCCGCGGATTGCCGAGCAACTGGCCGTCGCCTACGGATTCCCCACCAGGCATCGCGACCAACTCAGCAACCGTGAGCTGGAGGTCTTGCGCCTGATCGCCTCGGGCAAGACCGGCACGGAGATCGCCGCCGAACTGTCTCTGAGCGTGACGACCATCATCACCTATCGGGCGCGCATTCTCGAGAAACTCCACCTGAGAAACAACATGGAGCTCACGCGATACGCGCTGGAACAGAAGCTGGTTGTGTGATCCGGTCGACGTGTTTTCTGGACGGCGCACGCAACGATGGTCTCACTACCGGGCCCATGCGATGTGGGGGGCTTCGATCGGAACCGTCGCCTCCTGGTGGGCAGGCACGACGCGCGGAGTAAAGTGGTCCGCCGGCCGATCGGACCGGACGCTCCCCTGGTAGAGATACCAACCCGGTGCGGTCGATGCTGTTTCCTCTCTGACGAGCAACCGACATAGGCGATCTTGTCCTTCTTCCGGATCGGCATAGAGTTCGACCCGGACAGCGGTGGGGGCCAGCCCGCCTAAATGAACCGGTACCAAGAAGCGCCACAACTCACCTTCACGCGTGATTCGGACTTCTCCAAAGCGGATGCTCGACCAGTGTTGATGCAGCGCAGCTTGCCAAGCAAGAAGCTGTTTCGCCAGGCTCCCGCCTTCCGCCGTCCGCTTGCGATAGTTCCGGGTCGCAGGAAGGTAGAGGGCCTCTACGTACTCGCGCAACATACGATTGCTGCTGAAAGCGGTGGTGAGTCGGGCCATGCTTTCTCTGATCCGAGCGACCCACCGGCATGAGATGCCGCGCGCATCCTGCATATAAAACTCCGGCACAATCTGCCGTTCCAACAGATCATACAGCTGCTCCGCCTCGACGACGTCCCACCCAGCATCGTCGTGCTCCCGACCGTCGCCCAAAGCCCAGCCCACTTCCGGGCCGTAGGCCTCGGCCCACCAGCCGTCCTGCTCAGAAAGGTTGAGCCCGCCGTTGACCAGGACCTTCATCCCGCTTGTTCCACATGCTTCCCATGGGCGCCTCGGCGTGTTGATCCACAGGTCCACGCCTTGCACCAGATGCTGAGCCAAGACCATGTCGTAATCTGCGATAAAAATGACCCGCTGGCGAACCACCGGCGAGCGCGCGAAACGCACGAACCGTTGAACGAGTTGCTTGCCCTCCTCATCCTGTGGATGAGCCTTTCCCGCCACCACAAGTTGGACCGGTCGGTTGGGGTGGTTCAGGAGCCGGGCCAACCGTTCGGGATCATGGAGCAACAACGTGGGACGTTTATAGGCTGTGAATCGCCGGGCGAATCCGATCGTCAAGGCCTGAGGGTCGAGAGCCTGCCGGATCGCCGAGACCGCTTCGGGATCGATACTGAGCAATTGATATTGATGCACGAGCCGTTGGCGTGCATAGGTCACGAGAGCTTGCCGGCCTTGTGCGCGCAACTTCCAGAGGTCTTCGTCCGATACATCGTGGATCGCCTTGGGTAATTCCTCCAAGGATCCTCGCCACCGCTCTTTGCCGCAGGTTTCTGTCCAGAGCCTATCCGCCCACTCCGAATCCCACGAGGGCACATGCACTCCGTTGGTCACAGACGTCACAGGCACTTCCTGTTCCGGCCATCGCGGGTAGAACGGTTGAAACAGCCGGCGGCTGACCGCGCCGTGCAGTTTGCTGACTCCGTTCGCCAAGAGACTTCCTCGTATGGCCAGCGCCGCCATGGTGAAAGGCTCCTCCAGATTCTGCGGATTCTTCCGGCCCAACTGGAGCAACTCTTCCATCGTCATTCCCAATTGCGCCACATAGTCCCGGAAAGACCGTCGGATCAGGTCGGACGGAAAGGCGTCGAAACCCGCCGCCACCGGGGTGTGTGTGGTAAAGATTGTGCCGGCTCTCGTCGCGCACCAGGCTTCTGCGAAGGATTGCCCGGTTTTTTGCATGTAACTCCGAGCCCGTTCCAACACCGCAAAGGCCGCGTGCCCTTCATTGAGATGGCAGATGTCCGCCTCAATGCCCAGAGCGAGGAGTGCACGCCAACCACCGATGCCCAACACCATTTCCTGAATCAGGCGGAGTTCGGGTCGAGCGTCGTAGAGTTTGCTCGTAATACCTCGGTCGAACGCGCTGTTGAGCTGGTCGTTGCTGTCCAGCAAGTATAACGTGGTTCGTCCAACCTGCACGAACCAGACACGAAGAAATACGGTGCGACCCGGCAGCTCGAGTGGGACGCGAAGCCATTCGCCCGTGGGGAGCAAGGCCGGTTGAACCGGCAGACTGAGGGGATCGTTGTATGGAAAGGCCTCGATTTGCCAGCCGTGACCATCCAGGAGTTGGCGGAAATATCCCTCTTGATAGAGGAGGCCGATCCCGGCCATCGGTACGTCGAGATCGCTGGCCGTCTTCAACATATCTCCGGCCAAAATACCCAAGCCACCGGCATACAGCGGAAGCGCCTCACCCAGTCCGAACTCCATGCTGAAATAGGCGATCGTCTTGAGGGCCTGCGGAGAATAGCGTTCGCGACACCACCCGCTCTCGGCGAGATATCTGCGTCTCGCAGCGACAACCTGTTGCAGTTCCTCTCTGAATACCGAATCGTGCGCGGCTTGTTCCAACCGTTCGTGCGGAGCATACTGGAGCACCGCCCGAGGATTGCGCGTCTGGCTCCAGATATCGGGATCAAGCATGGTCCACAGTTTGTCGCTGGTATGGTCCCACGTCCATCTGACATCGAGCGCCAGTTCCGCGAGGGGTTCCAACTCATCAGGAAGTGCGCGGAGCATCACTAATGGGTGCTTACTCATGCGGTGATCCCTATTCTTTTGTGAGCGGTTGTCGCCGCCTTGTTCCTCACATGGCAACTGCCGACTTGTGACACCGGCGGTTCAGCCAAGGCTCCGGGAGTTGGTTCTTGTACGCAAGATCTCGGCTGGCCCCGAAGAATTCGATCACGTCGGACTGTTCGACGGTCATGATCAGGCTCCCGCTGTTCTAACCCCCTTCTCCTCGTGTCCTCCGAACTCACGCCGCATGGCGGACAACACCTTGTCTGCGAACTCCGCTTCCCCGCGCGAGCTGAACCGCTGGTAGAGCGCCGCGCTCAGGACAGGAACGGGAACCGCCTCGTCGAGGGCGGCGTTGATGGTCCATCGTCCCTCCCCGGAGTCCGACACCCGACCGGAGAATTGCGAGAGGTCAGGACTCTCGGTGAGCGCACTCGCGGTGAGGTCGAGGAGCCATGACGAGATCACGCTGCCTCTGCGCCAAACCTCGGCAATGTCGGCCAGATCGAAGGTGTACCGATAGTGATCGGGATACCGCAGTGGAGCAGTCTCAGCATCGGGAGGGGGCGGGCGGTTTCCGACATCGGCGTGACGCAGGATGTTCAGTCCCTCCGTGTACGCCGCCATGAGTCCGTACTCGATTCCGTTGTGCACCATCTTCACGAAGTGGCCGGCACCGCTTGGCCCACAATGGAGGTAGCCCTGCTCGGCGGTGCCGCCCACTTTCTCGCGGCCCGTTGTGCGGGGAGCGGCTTTCATGCCGGGAGCCAAGGCGGCGAAGATAGGGGCGAGCCGCTGGACGCTGTCCTTGTCGCCACCGATCATCAGACAGAAGCCACGGTCGAGTCCCCAGACACCTCCACTCGTCCCGACATCCACATAGTGAATGCCTTTGGGTGACAGGTCTGTTGCGCGCCGAATGTCATCATGATAGTGGGAGTTCCCTCCGTCGATGACGATATCGTCGCGATCAAGGAGCGGAACAAGACCGCTCAATGTTCGGTCCACCGCACCGGCCGGCACCATCAACCAGATGATGCGGGGCTTGGGCAGATGATGGACGAAGTCTTTGAGCGAGCCGACTCCGTGCGCTCCTTCCTTGGCCAGCGCTTGCACAGCTTCCGGATGGATATCGTATACGACGCAGCGATGGCCGGCTCGCATCAGTCGTCGCGTCATGTTTGAGCCCATCCTGCCGAGTCCGATCAGTCCGAGTTCCATAGACCATCCTTTCTCTCGCTGCGGCAGCGAAATCCTTCTTAGACGCCTCTCCCTGAGTCAGGGTGTCCTCAGACCACTTGTCAAGCCTTGTGCAGTCGCCACCTGGGCCTTGGCGACGGCCACGATCTGCTCCGGCGTAAAACCGAATTTGCGCTGCAGCTCTTTCAGCGGCGCCGAGGCACCGAATGTTCTCATACCGATGACGGCGCCGCCGCGCCCTGTGTATTGTGTCCAGCCGAACGTCGAGGCCTGTTCGACAGCGACACGCGCGATCACGTCGGGAGGGAGCACCAGGTCGCGGTATTCTTGGCTCTGTCGTTCGAACAGTTCCCAGCAGGGCATGCTCACCACGCGAGCGTTGATGCCGTCGCCCCTCAGCTGTTCGGCAGCCGCGACACAGAGCGCGACCTCGCTTCCGCTGGCCAGCAGCAACACGTCCGGAATTCCATTGCCGCCCTCGACGAGTACGTACGCTCCCTTGGCGACACCGGAAGCCGAGGCGACGTGCCTGCGATCCAGCGTCGGCAGCGCCTGCCGCGACAGGACCAACAGCGCCGGCTCGTGCCGCAACTGCATGATGACTCGCCAAGCCTCGACCACTTCGTTGGCGTCAGCCGGCCGGAGCACGAGGAGATTCGGGACGGCTCGGAGCGAGGCCAGCTGTTCGACCGGTTGATGGGTCGGGCCATCCTCGCCCAATCCAATCGAATCGTGGGTGAAGATGTAAATAGCCGGAAGCTCCATGAGCGCAGACAGACGGATCGCCGGCCTGGCGTAATCGCTGAAAATCAGGAAGCTGGACCCGTACGGCCGGACTTTTGAGAGCGAGAGCCCGTTCAGTACAGCGCCCATCGCATGTTCACGGATGCCGAAGTGGAAGTTTCGACCTCCGTACGAGCCTGCTTCGAAATCTCCCGCTCCATCGAGCGTGAGCCTGGTCTTCGTCGAGGGCGCCAGATCCGCGGAGCCGCCGATCAACCAGGGCACATGCTTGGCGATGGCATTCAACACCTTGCTTGATGAATCCCGCGAGGCGAGCCCTTTGGCGTCGGCGGGAAAGGTCGGCAGGTCTTTCTCCCAACCGTCCGGCAGGCGACGGTGTTGCATCCGATCGAGTTGGTCGGCGAGGTTCGGATAGCGTCGCTTGTAGTCGAGGAATGTCCCCATCCAAGCCTCACGCGCCTGATGTCCGCGCTTGCCCATCACGGTTTGGAAATGTTCGCGGACTCCATCCGGGACCAGGAATTTGACGTCCTCCGGCCAGCCGTAGTTGAGCTTGGTCAGCCGGATCTCCTCCTCGCCGAGGGGCTCGCCGTGCGCCGCGTGGGTATCCTGCTTGTTGGGCGAGCCGTAGGCGATGTGACTATCCACGATGAGTAGGGTAGGTCGGTCGGTGGTGGACCTGAACGTATTGTACGCTCGGTCAAGCATCGCCAGATCATTCGCGTCGCCGACGCGTGTGACGTTCCAGCCGTAGCCGATGAAGCGCGTGGCTACGTCTTCGCTGAAGGCCAACTCGGTGTGCCCCTCGATCGTGATTTTGTTATTGTCGTAAATCCAGCAGAGATTGGAGAGTTTGAGATGGCCGGCCAGCGACGCGGCTTCTCCCGACAGGCCTTCCATCAGACACCCATCGCCGCACAAGGCGTACACGTCGTACTCAAACATCGTGAAGTCCGGGCGATTGAAATACTCCGCCATCCACTTGCCCGCGATGGCCATGCCGACGCTGGTCGCGACTCCCTGGCCCAACGGGCCCGTCGTGGTCTCAATGCCGGACGTCCATCGGTACTCCGGATGGCCGGGACACTTGCTGTCGAGCTGGCGGAAGCGTTTGATGTCGTCGAGCGTAACAGAGAGTTCCCCCAGCGCCTCGTACTGAGGGTTGACCGCCTTGACGCCGCAGAGATGCAGCAGCGAATACAGCAGCATGGAGGCATGGCCGTTCGACAGCACGAAGCGATCGCGATTCGGCCAGATCGGGTCTTTAGGATCGAACCGCAGAAACCGTTGCCACAAACAATAGGCCACCGGTGCCAGCGCCATCGGCGTCCCGGGATGGCCCGAAGCGGCGGCCTGCACCGCGTCCATCGCGAGCGTGCGAATCGTGTTGATACAGAGCATGTCAAGTCGGTTGTCCTGAGTCATGTTGCCCTCTCTCGTTTCATTCGGTGGCTTAACGACAATGCCTTGATGTTTCCAAAAAGCTGAATGTTTCCGGCTGAGTAGTGCCGCAGGCTGTCGATCGCGGTGCAATCAACGGACGTCCTACTCTTCACTCAATGGACGACAGATTCCTGGACCGGTGAAGCAAGAGCGGAATCCAGTGTCTGGCCCAGTATTATCAAGCCGGCTGTGACCTCTTCGCCTATATGGACCCGCAGCACTCGTCTGCCGTGTTTGTGCAGCGATTCGAGGTCGCCGAGCGCCTGGGCGCGTTTGAAGACGCCGAAGGTGTAAGATCGGTCGGGAATCGGCGCATCGACTGTCTCGTCGGCAGTGATCAGCAGGAAGAGGCCCGTATTGGGACCACCTTTATGGAATTGTCCGGTGGAATGGAGGTAGCGAGGCCCGTAACCGACCGTGGTGGCGACATGCAACCGATCGCGCAGCAACCTCCGGATCGATTGAAGCCGGTGCTCGATGTCCGGTTCTTCCGTGAGATAGGCCAGCAACGCCACATAATCCCCGACGTGGGCTTGCTGAAAAAACCGTCGCAGCACATCCGATGCGGAACACTCGACTTCCCGAGCATAGAACGTCAAGGGTCCTTCCACGACCGTCGGGGATTCTTCAGGCAATTTCCCTCCCTGTTCGACGTTCGCAAGCAAGCGGTTGGTGTTATCCTTGCTTTCCTGCACATTCGGCTGATCGAATGGGTTAATCCCTATGATCGCCCCAGCAGTCGCTGCGGCCATTTCCCAACGGAAGAACTCCTGTCCAAGATCGAGCGGATCTTCAAGGTGAATGTCCACGATCGGTTTCCCTGTCGCTTGTAGAGCCGCGAGGCTCCGATCCAGCGACTCGTCATGTTCGTCCTGCGTTCGGATAGAGACAAACAGCCGATCCTCCCCGTAGACGAATGATTCCCCGCAGGCTTCGTCCGCGACCGGCAGCAACCCAGTACCCTCCTTGCCGGTGCTTTCAGCCAGCAGTTGTTCCAGCCAGAGCCCCAGGGCCCGAAGCGAAGCCGAGGTCAGGAGCGTAACCTTGTCGCGGTGATGCAGAGCCAATTCTCCCAGCACCGCGCCTAGGACGATTCCCGGAGTTTCTTTGATCGACAGGCAGGTCGTGTTGGCATGCGCCATCCGAAGGGCCCGCACCAGCAATTCGGATACATTGATGCCCATCAATGCCGCTGGCACAAGGCCGAAATATGACAGAGCAGAATATCGACCGCCGGTATCGGGAAAATTCAGAAAGACTCTCCTGAACCTCCGTTCTTCAGCCTGCTTGACCAACGGCGTGTCCGGATCCGTGATCGCGACAAAATTGTCTCCTGCTTGAAGGCCCTTGATCTTCTTCATCTTGGCGAAAAAATAGTCCCCGAACGCCAAGGGCTCGGCGGTTGTCCCGGATTTCGTCGCGACAATAAACAGGGTATCGGCCAAAGGCCCCTCTTGTTCGATCTTGAGAATTGTCGCGGGATCGGTCGTATCCAACACCGTCAACGGGAGCCCGTCTGCCCCCAGTGGGCAGGTTCGCTGGAAGACCAGCGGTGCCAAACTGCTGCCTCCCATCCCCATGTGAACGACGCGTCGAAACCCGGCGAGACAGATTTCTTCGGCGAACGCGGAGAGATCGTCCAGATGGTCTTCCATTTTCTCTGCGACATGCAGCCATCCTAAAGAGTGCCGGATCACCTCCTGATGGTGTGCGTCCGTTTTCCACAAACCCGCCTCTTTCCGCCAGCAGCGCGCGGCGAACCGATTGCGCTCTAGTGCGTTGAGCCGATCCTGAACGAATGAGTCGTATTCCGGAAGCATCAGTGTTTGCCGATCCAGCGGCTCCTTCAATGTCGCCATGCGCTTTCGTTCGATGCTTTCCATGAGACCATCGAACGCCATGATGAATTTCCGGATGCCGTCCTCTTCGAGTTGGTCGCTCACCTTCTCCAGATCGATCCCGATCTCACGGAGCCGATCGAGCACCTCACGCGCCTCCGCTATGCCTTCTTTCAATCGAGCCGACGGCCGGCCGTGGTTCCGATAGGCATGCAATGTCTCCAGCGTCAGTGTGTTCACTGTATCCCGACCGATCAATGCCTCCACATACTTCACGTCGCTTTCCCTCGGATTCTTGGTGCTCGTGCTGGCCCAGAGCAGTCGCTGCGGTCTTGCCCCTTGAACAGCCAGTGGACGGAACCGGTCGCCATGAAAGATCTCGTTGTAGATCCCGTACGCGGCCTTCGCGCAGGCAATCGCCGTCTGTCCTAGGAGATCATGATAAGACTTGTCGGTATTCCTCTCCTGCCGGTATTGGTCCAATAAGGAATCCACAAGGATGTCAATTCTACTGAGGAAAAAGCTCGCCACCGACGACACAGGGCCGAGCGGAGTCCCTTTCGCCATGCGGGCGGCCAGTCCCTCAAGGTAGGCTTCGCAGACCTCGCGATAGCGGGAGAGGCCGAACAGCAGGGTAATGTTGACGTTGATACCCTCTGCTGTGAGCTGGCGGATGGCAATGATCCCCTCGCTCGTTCCTGGGACCTTAATCATGACATTCGGTCGATTGAGAAGTTGCCAAAGGCGACGCGCTTCCTCCACGGTTCCTGTCGCATCATCAGCGAGGTCCGGAGAGACCTCCAGGCTTACGAAACCGTCTCTTCCCTCCGTCTGGTCATAGACTTGTCTGAACAGGTCGGCAGTGTGTTGCACATCGTCGAGCGTCAGATCCTCATAAATCTCCCGGGAGGCTTTGCCCTTCAGCGTGAGGGCGCGAATTCTGTCGTCGTAGTCACGACTCCCCCCGATAGCTTTTTCAAAAATGGAAGGGTTGGACGTGACTCCTCGAACGCCGCAGACATCCCTCAACCGCTGCATTTCGCCCGAGAGCAGCATGCCGCGTCGAATGAAGTCCAACCAGATGCTCTGTCCAAATGTCTGAAGATGTAGTAAGGGATTAGTCATGGCGTCGTCCTTCTCGCGTTAGAAGCCTTCCCGCATAGGGGTTGAGTCATCGAGGGCTCTGCCTATTCCTCTGAGGCTCTATCCTGACCGGGAGTGATACATCCATTCGACCAGTCATAACATCATGAAAACTCTCATCGTCCTGCTGAAAAATCACAGCATGTTCTGTGTCGTTCCATTGAGGACAAAATCCCGTGTGTATACAGCTTCATGATGTCCGTCCCGATGATGTCCTGCACGTCGCCACATCTTCCTCTGCTCTTGCCTTTTGGTGA is part of the Nitrospira sp. genome and encodes:
- a CDS encoding universal stress protein, whose translation is MTTEDGQFPVRKTLTMKQELPISRSTPQPALPKRADRSKVGRRSSTDRSNLSIRILVAVDGSKDSIRAVKYVGRLLRSTSGVNVTLFHVLNPLPPVLREHGGSEDPVREEQLGKQLRKDRKTWYRKEQKLESNILSKAHQTLEGTGFPASRIRLKFGEEDNVVGTILEEARKGRYQTIVVGRHGVSGLKKLFFGGITRKLLQQATGYAVWIVE
- a CDS encoding response regulator transcription factor, which translates into the protein MFKILIADDFPVLREGVKEVLSNVMSVTIGEAADIPGMLQLIRTQPWDVVVLDVNMPGGSSVNALRDVKREYPRLPVLVLSMYPEEQYALRMFKAGANGYLTKTAIPTELVQAVKKVLGGGNYVTPRIAEQLAVAYGFPTRHRDQLSNRELEVLRLIASGKTGTEIAAELSLSVTTIITYRARILEKLHLRNNMELTRYALEQKLVV
- the glgP gene encoding alpha-glucan family phosphorylase; this encodes MSKHPLVMLRALPDELEPLAELALDVRWTWDHTSDKLWTMLDPDIWSQTRNPRAVLQYAPHERLEQAAHDSVFREELQQVVAARRRYLAESGWCRERYSPQALKTIAYFSMEFGLGEALPLYAGGLGILAGDMLKTASDLDVPMAGIGLLYQEGYFRQLLDGHGWQIEAFPYNDPLSLPVQPALLPTGEWLRVPLELPGRTVFLRVWFVQVGRTTLYLLDSNDQLNSAFDRGITSKLYDARPELRLIQEMVLGIGGWRALLALGIEADICHLNEGHAAFAVLERARSYMQKTGQSFAEAWCATRAGTIFTTHTPVAAGFDAFPSDLIRRSFRDYVAQLGMTMEELLQLGRKNPQNLEEPFTMAALAIRGSLLANGVSKLHGAVSRRLFQPFYPRWPEQEVPVTSVTNGVHVPSWDSEWADRLWTETCGKERWRGSLEELPKAIHDVSDEDLWKLRAQGRQALVTYARQRLVHQYQLLSIDPEAVSAIRQALDPQALTIGFARRFTAYKRPTLLLHDPERLARLLNHPNRPVQLVVAGKAHPQDEEGKQLVQRFVRFARSPVVRQRVIFIADYDMVLAQHLVQGVDLWINTPRRPWEACGTSGMKVLVNGGLNLSEQDGWWAEAYGPEVGWALGDGREHDDAGWDVVEAEQLYDLLERQIVPEFYMQDARGISCRWVARIRESMARLTTAFSSNRMLREYVEALYLPATRNYRKRTAEGGSLAKQLLAWQAALHQHWSSIRFGEVRITREGELWRFLVPVHLGGLAPTAVRVELYADPEEGQDRLCRLLVREETASTAPGWYLYQGSVRSDRPADHFTPRVVPAHQEATVPIEAPHIAWAR
- the gnd gene encoding decarboxylating 6-phosphogluconate dehydrogenase — translated: MELGLIGLGRMGSNMTRRLMRAGHRCVVYDIHPEAVQALAKEGAHGVGSLKDFVHHLPKPRIIWLMVPAGAVDRTLSGLVPLLDRDDIVIDGGNSHYHDDIRRATDLSPKGIHYVDVGTSGGVWGLDRGFCLMIGGDKDSVQRLAPIFAALAPGMKAAPRTTGREKVGGTAEQGYLHCGPSGAGHFVKMVHNGIEYGLMAAYTEGLNILRHADVGNRPPPPDAETAPLRYPDHYRYTFDLADIAEVWRRGSVISSWLLDLTASALTESPDLSQFSGRVSDSGEGRWTINAALDEAVPVPVLSAALYQRFSSRGEAEFADKVLSAMRREFGGHEEKGVRTAGA
- the tkt gene encoding transketolase is translated as MTQDNRLDMLCINTIRTLAMDAVQAAASGHPGTPMALAPVAYCLWQRFLRFDPKDPIWPNRDRFVLSNGHASMLLYSLLHLCGVKAVNPQYEALGELSVTLDDIKRFRQLDSKCPGHPEYRWTSGIETTTGPLGQGVATSVGMAIAGKWMAEYFNRPDFTMFEYDVYALCGDGCLMEGLSGEAASLAGHLKLSNLCWIYDNNKITIEGHTELAFSEDVATRFIGYGWNVTRVGDANDLAMLDRAYNTFRSTTDRPTLLIVDSHIAYGSPNKQDTHAAHGEPLGEEEIRLTKLNYGWPEDVKFLVPDGVREHFQTVMGKRGHQAREAWMGTFLDYKRRYPNLADQLDRMQHRRLPDGWEKDLPTFPADAKGLASRDSSSKVLNAIAKHVPWLIGGSADLAPSTKTRLTLDGAGDFEAGSYGGRNFHFGIREHAMGAVLNGLSLSKVRPYGSSFLIFSDYARPAIRLSALMELPAIYIFTHDSIGLGEDGPTHQPVEQLASLRAVPNLLVLRPADANEVVEAWRVIMQLRHEPALLVLSRQALPTLDRRHVASASGVAKGAYVLVEGGNGIPDVLLLASGSEVALCVAAAEQLRGDGINARVVSMPCWELFERQSQEYRDLVLPPDVIARVAVEQASTFGWTQYTGRGGAVIGMRTFGASAPLKELQRKFGFTPEQIVAVAKAQVATAQGLTSGLRTP
- a CDS encoding bifunctional transaldolase/phosoglucose isomerase, producing the protein MTNPLLHLQTFGQSIWLDFIRRGMLLSGEMQRLRDVCGVRGVTSNPSIFEKAIGGSRDYDDRIRALTLKGKASREIYEDLTLDDVQHTADLFRQVYDQTEGRDGFVSLEVSPDLADDATGTVEEARRLWQLLNRPNVMIKVPGTSEGIIAIRQLTAEGINVNITLLFGLSRYREVCEAYLEGLAARMAKGTPLGPVSSVASFFLSRIDILVDSLLDQYRQERNTDKSYHDLLGQTAIACAKAAYGIYNEIFHGDRFRPLAVQGARPQRLLWASTSTKNPRESDVKYVEALIGRDTVNTLTLETLHAYRNHGRPSARLKEGIAEAREVLDRLREIGIDLEKVSDQLEEDGIRKFIMAFDGLMESIERKRMATLKEPLDRQTLMLPEYDSFVQDRLNALERNRFAARCWRKEAGLWKTDAHHQEVIRHSLGWLHVAEKMEDHLDDLSAFAEEICLAGFRRVVHMGMGGSSLAPLVFQRTCPLGADGLPLTVLDTTDPATILKIEQEGPLADTLFIVATKSGTTAEPLAFGDYFFAKMKKIKGLQAGDNFVAITDPDTPLVKQAEERRFRRVFLNFPDTGGRYSALSYFGLVPAALMGINVSELLVRALRMAHANTTCLSIKETPGIVLGAVLGELALHHRDKVTLLTSASLRALGLWLEQLLAESTGKEGTGLLPVADEACGESFVYGEDRLFVSIRTQDEHDESLDRSLAALQATGKPIVDIHLEDPLDLGQEFFRWEMAAATAGAIIGINPFDQPNVQESKDNTNRLLANVEQGGKLPEESPTVVEGPLTFYAREVECSASDVLRRFFQQAHVGDYVALLAYLTEEPDIEHRLQSIRRLLRDRLHVATTVGYGPRYLHSTGQFHKGGPNTGLFLLITADETVDAPIPDRSYTFGVFKRAQALGDLESLHKHGRRVLRVHIGEEVTAGLIILGQTLDSALASPVQESVVH